CTAATTTAGGTAAGGCAACAAGAGCTGTATCTCAGGATATATCAGCAGCAAAACTTATGGGAATAAATACAGATTTTACTATATCTTTAACTTTTGCAATAGGTTCAGCATTAGGATCTTTAGGTGGATTAATGTATGCATTAACTTATCCTAGAATAGATCCATATATGGGATTATTGCCAGGTCTTAAAGCATTTATTGCTGCTGTTTTTGGAGGAATAGGTAATATACCAGGAGCAATGGTAGGTGGATATGTAATGGGATTACTTGAAACATATGTTAAAGGATATATTTCATCTACTTGGGCTAATCCTATAGTATTTATTCTATTGATAATTATATTATTATTTAAACCTAATGGATTATTTGGTAAAAATAGAAAGGAAAAGGTTTAAATATGGAAAAGAAAAATAGTTTAAAATTAAATAAAACTAACTATATTTTAGGATTTTTAATGATATTGTTTACATATCTAATATTACAATATTCTATAATAGATGATGGTATTTTTAGCTATAAGGCGAGTATTTATATAAATATATTGATATATATTTTATTTGCTTTAAGTATAAATATTACGACAGGAGTTATGGGTGAACTTAATTTAGGACATGCTGGATTTATATCTATAGGAGCATATTCATCATCTATTTTTTCTAAATATTTGTATAGTTTTAATTTAAATCATTTATTACATTTAGTGATAGTTTGTATATTTGGAGCAATAATAGCCTCATTTTTTGGAATGTTAGTTTCTATGACAACTCTTAGATTAAGAGGAGATTATTTAGCTATAATAACACTTGCATTCGGGGAAATAGTAAAATATATTATACAAAATATAGATTTTTTAGGTGGAGCAGCAGGTTTAAATGGAATACCTGATATAGTTAATTTTAGCTATATATTTTTAATAGTTGTTATTTCTTCAATATTAATGATAATGATATTAATATCGAAAAAAGGAAGATTACTATTATCTATAAGAGAAAATGAAATAGCTGCTGAGAATATGGGAGTTAATATTAATAGGGCTAAAATTTATGGATTTACTCTATCTGCTTTCTTTGCAGGAATAGGTGGAGCTTTATTTGCACATAATCTTGGAAGTTTAACTCCAGATAAATTTAATTTTGTATTTTCTATTGAAATATTAGTAATGGTAGTTTTAGGTGGACTTGGAAGTATAACAGGAGCGGTTGTTTCTGCTACTTTTTTAACACTTTTAAATGAAATATTAAGACAAGTATCAGAATATAGATTTTTAATTTATTCAATTATACTAATTAGTTTAATGATATTTAAAAAGGACGGTATCTTAGGAACTAATGAATTTACTATACCTTCTTTCTTAAAGTGGTTAAAAGATATTAAACAGAAGGTGATAAAATGAAATTATTAGAAACTCAAAATTTAACTTTGAAATTTGGTGGATTAACTGCGGTTAAAGATGTGAATGTAGAAATTAATGATAAAGAATTGATTGGATTAATAGGACCTAATGGTGCAGGAAAAACTTCATTTTTCAATTTATTAACAAGAGTATATCAACCAAGTGAAGGTAAAATATTTTTAAATGGTGTAGATATATCTTACATGAAAACATATAAAATAGTTGCACTTGGAATGTCTAGGACTTTTCAAAATATTAGATTATTTAAACAATTAACAGTACTTGATAATATTAGAATTTCTTTAGATCAAAAGAAAGATTATTCAACATTAGATGCTATGTTTAGAACTAAAAAATTTAGAGAATATGAATATGAAAGTATAGAAAAGGCTAAATCAATTTTAAAAATATTTGATTTAGATGAAATAGCAGAACATAGAGCAGATTCACTATCTTATGGTAATCAAAGAAAACTTGAGATAGCAAGGGCCCTTGCTTGTTCTCCTAAATTATTATTACTTGATGAACCAGCAGCAGGAATGAATCCTAATGAAACTTATGAATTAATGAAAATAATAGAAAAGATAAAAAATGAATTTAATATTTCTATATTATTAATTGAACATGATATGGATTTAGTAATGGGTATTTGTGAGAGAATATATGTACTAAATTTTGGAGAAGTAATTGCAAGTGGTAAACCAAGTGAAATACAGAATAATAAAGAAGTTATTAAAGCATATTTAGGAGATTAAAATGAAAGTATTAGAAGTGAATAATATTAATGTATTTTATGATAAAATACATGCAATTAAAGATGTTTCTTTTTATATAAATAAAGGGGAGATAGTATCTTTTATTGGTGCTAATGGTGCAGGTAAAAGTACAACTTTAAATGCAATTTCTAACCTTTTAAAAATTAAATCAGGAGAAATAGCGTTATTTGGAGAAAATATATCAAATGTTAAGGCTCATAAATTAGTTTTAAGAGGAATGGCACATGTACCAGAAGGAAGAAGAATTTTTACTGAATTAACAGTATTAGAGAATTTACTTATGGGTGCTTTTACAAGACCTAAATCAGAAATAAAGGAGAGTTTAGAAAAGATGTTTAATCTTTTTCCAAGACTTAGAGAAAGAAAAAATCAATTATCTGGAACTATGAGTGGAGGAGAACAACAAATGCTGGCAATGGCAAGAGCATTAATGTCTAAACCTAAATTACTTTTATTAGATGAGCCTTCTATGGGACTTGCACCACTATTAGTTAAAGAAATATTTGAAATAATTAAAAAGATTAACAAAGAAGAAAATGTAACTATATTACTTGTTGAACAAAATGCTAAGATGTCGCTTGAGATATCTGATAGAGCATATGTTATTGAAACAGGGGAGATAATACTTGAAGGAAATGGATTAGATTTAATAGATAATCCTGTTATTAAAAAAGCTTATTTAGGGGGATAAATAAGAATGGAGAATTTCTAATAATGGAAATTCTCCTTTTTACTATATATAGATATTGACAAAACAATGGGGGGGGGTGTATAATTATGATGATCAAAAAAATAGGGAGAATAATGGATGAAAAAGATATTAATAACATTAATTAGTTTAAGCATATTTTCGTTTTCAGCTAATATTACAGGACCAAGATACAGACTAGAAGGCTCTGTAGGAGCAATGAATTATAAGGGAAATGTTTTTTCTCTTAAGACTATTTCAACATCTATATCAGTACTACCAGAATGGAAGGCAGAAATAAATAAAAAAGTAGATATTACATTGGACCTAAGGTAACATTAAATGTTACAACAGGTATAGACACTAGTGGAACAACAGTGCATTCTCATATAATTTTAGGTGGAGAAATAGATCTTAATTATAGATTAAAAGAAGACATCAAGCTATATACAGGAATAGAGGCAGGAATAGGTATAGGATCTCAAGTTTATTCAGGTAATGGTGATACTCATTTTACTGGACCAGAATTTGCCCATATAGGTAAATTATCTTTAGGAGTGAAAATAAAAGAAAAATATAATGTAGCACTTTATACAGGATATGAAAAAGGAGCATTAGGGATAGAAGGAGGTTATACTTTTTAATATGAAAAGAATACTAATATTAATAATGATATTTACTGGAATAATTTTATTTCCTAATGAGAAAAAGATAACAGGACCAAGATATAGACTTGAAGGTTCTGTAGGAGTATTTAGTAGCAATAAAGCTTTAAATAGAGATAGAAAAACATTTTCATCAATAACTATAGGATTATTACCAGAATGGAAAGTGGATTTAGATAAGAGATTTGATATAACATTTGGACCAAAGATAGGAGCAAATGTTTCTTACTATAAGACAACTAATGCATATATTGTAGAACCTAAAGGTATTTTATCTATAGTAACATACATAAATTATAGATTAAAAGAAGACATAAAGCTATATAGTGGTATAGAACTTGGAATTGCATTAGGTGGAAAAATAAATGATGCTGAAAAAAAACTAGTAATAGAAACAATTCAAAATGTATTATTAGGAATTAAGATAAAAGAAAGATATAATGTAGGTATTTATATGGGTAACGGAAAAGGAATGCTTGGAATAGAAGCAGGATACACATTTTAGGGAAAGGAGTAGAGATGAAAAAAAGTTTATTAATATTTTTAACGATAATGATGAGTATAATATCCTTTACAGGATATAGAGTTGATGGCTCTTTTTCTTATGGATTAGAGGAACTAGGGGGAAATGATAATAGTATAAAGCATCAATTAATTTTATCATTAGGATTTATGCCAGAATATAGATATGAGAAAACAAGTAAGTTAGACTTTACTTTTGGACCTAGAATATCGCTAACAGGAGGAGTGGCTATAAGTGAACTTGGAACAGTAGGTAGAGGTTCACTAAATTTAACACTAAGAGGAGAAGCTAACTATGAGCTTTTAAATAATATTAAGGTATTTGGAGGAGCAGAGTTAGGAGTAGGTATGTTTCTTGAACATGCTAAGGGTATTGGTATAAAAATGGATGGAAACCATGGAGCAATAGCAAAGGGAATAGTTGGATTAAAGATAGATAAATATAATATAGGTTTAGTTAGTGGATATGAAAATAAGTTTGTTATAGGTATAGAAACAGGATATACATTTTAAAGGGTTACAATTTGTACTGCACCCCAATTCTTGAATACAAGAAATGGAGGTGCATTTTTTAATGTTTAAAAATGTATAGAATGTAATAAAAACGAGTTTTAGAAAGTAAACATGAACGATAAAAAAAGGTACTCACACTCGAATACCCTTTAAAGTTACATTCTTTATAATTATTAATCTTTAATCATTTTATCTATCAATATATCAAAGAATTTTAAAAATTCTTCTATAGGTTCTTTATTCCTCATTCTTTTTAATTTAAGACAAGTTCCTTCAAGATTATTTATTAATAAGTAAGTATAGTAATCTATAAATTCTGATTTGTATTTATTATGGACTATGCTTAATGTTTCTAAGAAAAAATATATTCTACTTTCTATTTGAAAATATGCATCAACTATTTTTGCATTAATTTCATCACTTAAGTTAGAAAGTTCTGAATTTAAATTTCCTAAAGGTGAACCACCATAAAATTTCTTAGTATTGTTATGATTTATACCGAATAATAAGTCATTTTCTTTATTTTTTTCTGTAAGGTCTTTATCTTCTATTTCTATGATTGCAATATTATTTAGAAAAATAGAAAAGAAAGATTTAAGTTTGTATATAGATAAATCATCTACATTTTTTTCAAATAATTCTAAAATATTTTCTCTATGATAATCTATTACTTGTAATAGTAAATCATCTTTACTTTTAAAGTAATAATAAAAAGAACCTTTTGGAATATTACATACATCTAATATATCTTGAACACCGGTATTAACATATCCTTTTTTAAAAAAAAGATTTGCACTTTGAACTATTACATTTTGTTTTTTTTCTTGTAATAATTTCTTTTTTTCCATGTATTTCACCTCTTAAATACAGTTTAATACTAAAAAGAATTAAAGTCAATGTTTTTTTCTATATTCTTATCTAAGATAGTATAATTTCCAAAATCTATAGTATAATCATTTAATATTTTCTTTGAAAATGAACCATGTATATCTGTTATACCTAAGTTTTTGAATTTATGAATATTATTAGCATTTATTCCACAACCAACTATAATTGGTAAATTTTCTTTTATAGCCTTTTTAATATTTTCTATACCAAGTTCTGCATTTTTTTCATGCCCTGATGTAAGTATTCTAGTTATACCTAAATTCTTTAATAATATTAAGTTATTAATATAGTCATTACTTACATCTATTGCTCTGTGAAATATTGCTTCCTTGTTATATTTTTTAGCAAGAGTTATAAACTTCTTGGTTCTTTTTACATCTATGCTATTATCATAATTTAAAAAACCAAAAACTATACCTTTTATAGGTAATTTTAATAGATATTTTGCATCTTCTTTCATTACCATATATTCATTTTCTGTATATGTAAAATCACCTTCTCTAGGTCTTATCATAACTACTATATCTTTAGTTGAAATTTTTAATGCCTGCTTAACTAAAGCATGTGATGGAGTTAATCCACCTATACTTAACCCTTGATTAAGTTCTATTCTTGAAATATTTAATTTTTCAGTTATTATTATATCTTCTATATTACCTGCACAAATTTCTATATTCATTTTATACCTCCACTAATATTATATACTAAATTGCTTGATAAAAAAATAATTAAGTTGCAATATTTATGCATTAAGGGTATAATTTAAAATATATATTGGGAGGTAAAATTTGAAAGAAAAAACGAGAGAATACATTTATTTTTTTATGATACCTTTGTTAATATTATTTTACGCTTTTATATTAAATAACCCTAAAGAAATATTTGAAGGTGTAAATAAGATATTAAATACTAGTGATATATTAATATCAGATTATTTTTATATTTCAAATTTAGGAGCTACCTTTTTTAATGCAGGAATAATTTGTTTATTTAATGCCTATTTAATATATATCTATGATTTAAAATTAAATGGATTATTAATTGTTTCAGTATTAATTACCCTATCATTTGGTTTTATGGGTAAAAATATATATAATATTATACCGTTTTATATAGGTTCATATATTTATATTAAGTTCATTGGTAGAGAATTTAAAACGGTAATTCCTATTACTATGATGAGTACAACTCTTGCACCCATAGTATCTTCTTTAGGTGTTTTAGGAATAATAATGGGTATTTTCATAGGCTTTATTATGCCTATAATTACTAAGCATACCCTTTTATATCATGGAGGTTATAACTTATATAATACAGGGTTTGCTGGAGGGTTATTTGGCATTATTCTATATTCAATTATTTTATCATTTGGAATTAAATTTGATGTAAATAGAAGCTATAATAATATTTTTTATACTTCTCCTTTTATATTTTTCTTATTACTATTTTCTTTAATGGTAATAATAGGTTATTTAAATGATAAAAATATATTTGAAAATATGAAAAGTATACATAGGCATACAGGGAGGTTAGTAACAGATTTTGTTCAAGAAGAAGGATTTTATGCTTCATTTTTTAATATGGGCATAATGGGACTTGTATGTTTAATATTTCCGATGTATTTTAAGGTGTTTAATGGACCTGTGATTTGTGCAATACTTACTGTAGTTTCTTTTGGTGGATTTGGTAAACATTTAAAAAATATTTTACCTGTAATGATAGGTGTTATTATTATGTATTATCTTACAAGAACTAGAGTAGATGAAACTATATTATTAATGACAATATTTTTTTCAACAACTCTTGCCCCTATAGCAGGTAAGTATGGTTGGCATTTAGGGATAATTGCTGGAATATTTCATTTTTCTGTAGCTACACAAATAGGAGCTGTACATGGAGGAATGAATTTGTATAATAATGGGCTTGCAGCAGGAATAGTATCATCTATTTATGTCCCTATAATAGAGGAAATTAAAGGAGTGATAAATATTGTTAGAACAAGAAAAAATAATAGTTAAAATGATGGATGAACTTGTTAAATATTTTTTATCTAAAAATGGTAAAAAAATTAAAGTAGAAATAGAAGATAAAGATAATATCTTTCAAATAACATCTAGTTGTAATATAGATGTGTCAGATGATGATTTAGAATTTATAAATTCAAAACTTGCAAGTCATAAAAATATGGAATATGATTTTTATTGGGAATTAATGGGAGAGGCTTTTGAAGAAGATGAATTAAAATTATTGTTTTTACTTGCAGATAATGTAAGAATATATTATGAGAATAATGAATTATTATTTATTATAGAAATTAAAAAGAATAAGTTATCAAAATTATAGGAGGAAAATATGAAAGTAACAATGGCAGGAAATCCAATTACTTTAGTTGGAAATCAAGTGAAAGTAGGTGAAATGGCTCCAGATTTTAAAGCGTTAAAAGGAGATTTGAGTGAATTTAAGTTAAGCGATTATCTAGGTAAGAAAATAATATTAACTTCTTTCCCATCTATAGATACAGGTGTATGTGCTATACAAGCAACTAAATTTAATCAAGAAATAAGTAAATTTGATGATGCAGTTCTTATAACTATTTCAAATGATTTACCTTTTGCATTAAATAGATACTGTGGTGCTAATGGAATTAATAATGCTATTACTATTTCAGATCATAAAGATGTTGATTTTGGAATGAAATATGGAATGTTAATTGAAGAATTAAGATTACTTTCAAGAGCTGTATTTGTAATTGACAAAGAAGGTAAATTAGCATTTATTGAAGTGTGTGAAGAAATTAAAAATGAACCAAATTATGAAGAAGCTTTAAAAGTATTAAGAAGTATATAAAAGGAAAAGAGAATTTCACAAGTTGGAAATTCTCTTTTTTATATAAGTTCTGGAAAGTTTAACTATCTTGATATGAAATATAGTAAGAATATTGTAAATAATAACCAAACTACTTTTCCAATTTCTTTATTTTTATTTGTAAATAATTTACTTAATACATATACTATAAATCCAGCTGCAATACCATCTGCTATAGAATATGATAATATCATAACTATTATTGTTATAAATCCAGATGATGCTGCTGAGAAATCATGCCAATCAACATTAGAAAGTTGTGTTGCCATTAAAACACCGACTACTACAAGTGATGGTGCAACTACAGGTTCTAAGAAAACACCATTAACTTCTATACCAGATATTACTGCAAGTAATGGTGAAAATAGAGTAGATAATAGGAATAATAAACCTACTACTATTGAAGTTAATCCAGTTCTTCCACCAACAGCAACTCCACTAGTAGATTCGATATAACTTGTAACATTTGAAGTACCAAAAGCAGATCCTACTATAGTACCTATGGCATCTGAATAAAACATTTTATCCATATCATAATTTTTTCTACCATTATTATTTATTTTATTTGTAACAGCAATTAATGTACCAGCAGTATCAAAGAAATCAACAAATAGCATTGTAAATACAACTATTATTGTTTGAGGTTTAGTTATTATTGACTTTAATCCACCAACAAATGCACCTATTACTGAAGTGTCAAATTGAACACTTACTATTTGATTTGGAGTTGTAGGCATTCCACTAATTCCAGCCTTATTTAAAATAATACCAAATACTGCTGTAATAAATAATCCTATAAATATAGATGATTTAAATTCTAAACTCATTAAAATAATTGTAATAAATAATCCGAATAATGCAAGTAATACAGTAGGATTTTTAAAGTTTCCTAATGTAACTAATGTTGCAGGACTAGCCACTATTACTCCCATTTTAACAAGACCAATAAATGATATAAAAAATCCTATTCCAGCACCTATAGATTGTTTTAAACTTGCAGGTATAGATTCTATAATAAGTTTTCTTAAACCAAACAATGATATTATTAAAAATATTACTCCTGATAAAAATACCATTGCTAAAGCTTCTTGCCAAGTATAACCGTATCCAAGTACAACAGTATATGTAAAGAATGCATTAAGTCCCATACCAGGGGCTAAAGCTATAGGTGAATTAGAATAAATACCCATAAATATACATGCTGCGGCAGCAGATACGGCAGTTGCTAAGAAAACTGCATTTGCAGGTAATCCTGCTGTAGATAATATACCTACATTAACTCCTAAGATGTATGCCATAGTTAGAAATGTTGTAATTCCAGCTATTACCTCTGTTTTAAAATTAGTTTCATAAGTGTAAAATTTAAAAAATTTATTCACAAAAAAACTCCCTTCTGTATTTTTAAATCGTTCCCGTTAAAAATAAAAAAGAAAGTCCAATACTAAAATATATAATTTTCGTAGTCCTAGATTAAGGCTCTAGGGTAGAAACTTCCTTGCCATTTATAAGGAGATATACGATTTTTCATAACCATGTTATCATAAAATATAAAAAAAGTAAATAGCTTGTAAAATTTCTTGAAAATTTAAAATGAATAATATATAATATGTTATATATATTAGTACATATATTTTACTAATATTAGGAAAGGAATGGTAAGTTTTGGATATACATCATTTAAAAATTTTTTACGAAACTTGTAATGAAAAAAGTTTTACAAAGGCTGCTAAAAAATTATTTATAAGCCAATCAGCTGTTTCAATACAATTGAAAAAATTTGAACTTTCGCTATCTACACAATTAATAGAAAGAAATTCTAAGAGTTTTAAACTTACATTCGCTGGTAATGAATTATATAAAATGTCTCAAGATATCTTTAATAAGATATCCCGTATGGAAAATCAGATGAAAAAAATAGTTTCAAATCACAATGCTAAAATTGTGGTTGGAGCAACACATAATATAGGAGAGCCACTTTTACCTAAAATAATTACTGATTATAGTAAAAAGTATAAAGAGATTGAATTTGATATATATATTAAAAATAGTGCTTCTCTTATTAAACATATAAAAGATGGTATAATAGATATAGCTATGATGGAAGAAGAAGTTGTAGATGAAAAAGAACTTAAGTTTGTACAAACTGATAATTATCCATTTGTAGTTATTGCACCACCATATATTAATAAACTAGAGGATATAAAAGAGATGAGTATGTTAAAAAAAGATACTCAACTTGCATCTAAATATATAGAGAATTTTGAAGAAATAATAGATCATACTTTTGAAAGAAAAATAAGTGTTAATGGTAGTAATGAAACCATTAAAAATCTTGTTATGAATGGTATGGGAATTAGTGTCCTACCTTATTATTGTGTATATGAAGAAATTAAAGAAAAGAAAATGAATTTAGTTCATGAATTTGATAAACTTGAGGATAAATTCCAATTAGTTTATTTAAAAGAAAATGAGAATAAAATATGGATAGCAAATTTTGTTGAATTTTTTAAACAATATAATATAAAATTTGAAGCAGATAGTATAATTAAAAAGAAATAAAAATCTTGGGGTGCTTTAAAAAGCTGAGATTATACCCATAAACCTGATACAGATAATGCTGGCGTAGGGAAGTATTTTTTTTGTTTGAGCATTTACTTCCTTTACAGAAAGGAAGTTTTTTTATGAAAAAAATTATAGATATATTAATTAGATACTATTTAATATTTCTTCTAATTATAACATGGCAGTTACTATCTACATTTAATGTAGTACCTAAATTTTTACTACCTTCACCTATTGATGTAGTAAATGCTTTTATTAAAGATTTTTCTTTGATAATGAAACATACTAAATATACTATTATTGAAGCTTTTAGTGGTCTTTTTTTAGGGACTCTTTTTGCTTTTATATTATCTATAATTATGGATAGGTTTGACTTTATGTATAAAACTACCATGCCTATGCTTATTATTACTCAAACTATACCTACTGTGGCTATAGCTCCTTTACTTGTTTTATGGTTTGGGTATGGAATGAGTTCTAAAATACTCTTAGTTATAATTACAACCTTTTTTCCAATAACTGTTGCTCTTCTTGATGGGTATAGGTCTGTAGATAAAGAAAGTCTGATACTTTTAAAATCCATGGGGGCTAATAAATTGCAAGAATATGTACATGTTAAATTACCTAGTTCCTTAAACTATTTTTTTGCAGGATTTAGAATATCTGTATCATATTCATTAATAGGTGCAGTAGTAGCAGAATGGCTTGGAGGATTTTATGGATTAGGAGTGTATATGACAAGGGTTAGAAAATCGTACTCATTTGATAAAATGTTTGCGGTTATCTTCTTTATATCAGCACTTAGCCTATTTTTAATAACACTTGTTTCTAAATTAGAAAAATATATAGTTAAATGGGAGGAAAAATGAAAAAATTATTAGTTGTATTTTTAACGTTTATTTTAATAATAAGTTGTGGAATTAAGGGAAAAGATAAAAAAATAATGATAGTTCTTGATTGGACACCTAATACTAATCATACAGGGCTTTTTGTTG
The genomic region above belongs to Streptobacillus moniliformis DSM 12112 and contains:
- a CDS encoding ABC transporter ATP-binding protein, with the protein product MKLLETQNLTLKFGGLTAVKDVNVEINDKELIGLIGPNGAGKTSFFNLLTRVYQPSEGKIFLNGVDISYMKTYKIVALGMSRTFQNIRLFKQLTVLDNIRISLDQKKDYSTLDAMFRTKKFREYEYESIEKAKSILKIFDLDEIAEHRADSLSYGNQRKLEIARALACSPKLLLLDEPAAGMNPNETYELMKIIEKIKNEFNISILLIEHDMDLVMGICERIYVLNFGEVIASGKPSEIQNNKEVIKAYLGD
- a CDS encoding LysR family transcriptional regulator, giving the protein MDIHHLKIFYETCNEKSFTKAAKKLFISQSAVSIQLKKFELSLSTQLIERNSKSFKLTFAGNELYKMSQDIFNKISRMENQMKKIVSNHNAKIVVGATHNIGEPLLPKIITDYSKKYKEIEFDIYIKNSASLIKHIKDGIIDIAMMEEEVVDEKELKFVQTDNYPFVVIAPPYINKLEDIKEMSMLKKDTQLASKYIENFEEIIDHTFERKISVNGSNETIKNLVMNGMGISVLPYYCVYEEIKEKKMNLVHEFDKLEDKFQLVYLKENENKIWIANFVEFFKQYNIKFEADSIIKKK
- the tpx gene encoding thiol peroxidase, with product MKVTMAGNPITLVGNQVKVGEMAPDFKALKGDLSEFKLSDYLGKKIILTSFPSIDTGVCAIQATKFNQEISKFDDAVLITISNDLPFALNRYCGANGINNAITISDHKDVDFGMKYGMLIEELRLLSRAVFVIDKEGKLAFIEVCEEIKNEPNYEEALKVLRSI
- a CDS encoding ABC transporter ATP-binding protein; its protein translation is MKVLEVNNINVFYDKIHAIKDVSFYINKGEIVSFIGANGAGKSTTLNAISNLLKIKSGEIALFGENISNVKAHKLVLRGMAHVPEGRRIFTELTVLENLLMGAFTRPKSEIKESLEKMFNLFPRLRERKNQLSGTMSGGEQQMLAMARALMSKPKLLLLDEPSMGLAPLLVKEIFEIIKKINKEENVTILLVEQNAKMSLEISDRAYVIETGEIILEGNGLDLIDNPVIKKAYLGG
- a CDS encoding NCS2 family permease, yielding MNKFFKFYTYETNFKTEVIAGITTFLTMAYILGVNVGILSTAGLPANAVFLATAVSAAAACIFMGIYSNSPIALAPGMGLNAFFTYTVVLGYGYTWQEALAMVFLSGVIFLIISLFGLRKLIIESIPASLKQSIGAGIGFFISFIGLVKMGVIVASPATLVTLGNFKNPTVLLALFGLFITIILMSLEFKSSIFIGLFITAVFGIILNKAGISGMPTTPNQIVSVQFDTSVIGAFVGGLKSIITKPQTIIVVFTMLFVDFFDTAGTLIAVTNKINNNGRKNYDMDKMFYSDAIGTIVGSAFGTSNVTSYIESTSGVAVGGRTGLTSIVVGLLFLLSTLFSPLLAVISGIEVNGVFLEPVVAPSLVVVGVLMATQLSNVDWHDFSAASSGFITIIVMILSYSIADGIAAGFIVYVLSKLFTNKNKEIGKVVWLLFTIFLLYFISR
- a CDS encoding branched-chain amino acid ABC transporter permease, with the protein product MEKKNSLKLNKTNYILGFLMILFTYLILQYSIIDDGIFSYKASIYINILIYILFALSINITTGVMGELNLGHAGFISIGAYSSSIFSKYLYSFNLNHLLHLVIVCIFGAIIASFFGMLVSMTTLRLRGDYLAIITLAFGEIVKYIIQNIDFLGGAAGLNGIPDIVNFSYIFLIVVISSILMIMILISKKGRLLLSIRENEIAAENMGVNINRAKIYGFTLSAFFAGIGGALFAHNLGSLTPDKFNFVFSIEILVMVVLGGLGSITGAVVSATFLTLLNEILRQVSEYRFLIYSIILISLMIFKKDGILGTNEFTIPSFLKWLKDIKQKVIK
- a CDS encoding ABC transporter permease, with protein sequence MKKIIDILIRYYLIFLLIITWQLLSTFNVVPKFLLPSPIDVVNAFIKDFSLIMKHTKYTIIEAFSGLFLGTLFAFILSIIMDRFDFMYKTTMPMLIITQTIPTVAIAPLLVLWFGYGMSSKILLVIITTFFPITVALLDGYRSVDKESLILLKSMGANKLQEYVHVKLPSSLNYFFAGFRISVSYSLIGAVVAEWLGGFYGLGVYMTRVRKSYSFDKMFAVIFFISALSLFLITLVSKLEKYIVKWEEK
- a CDS encoding TetR/AcrR family transcriptional regulator, translated to MEKKKLLQEKKQNVIVQSANLFFKKGYVNTGVQDILDVCNIPKGSFYYYFKSKDDLLLQVIDYHRENILELFEKNVDDLSIYKLKSFFSIFLNNIAIIEIEDKDLTEKNKENDLLFGINHNNTKKFYGGSPLGNLNSELSNLSDEINAKIVDAYFQIESRIYFFLETLSIVHNKYKSEFIDYYTYLLINNLEGTCLKLKRMRNKEPIEEFLKFFDILIDKMIKD
- a CDS encoding DUF1576 domain-containing protein, whose translation is MKEKTREYIYFFMIPLLILFYAFILNNPKEIFEGVNKILNTSDILISDYFYISNLGATFFNAGIICLFNAYLIYIYDLKLNGLLIVSVLITLSFGFMGKNIYNIIPFYIGSYIYIKFIGREFKTVIPITMMSTTLAPIVSSLGVLGIIMGIFIGFIMPIITKHTLLYHGGYNLYNTGFAGGLFGIILYSIILSFGIKFDVNRSYNNIFYTSPFIFFLLLFSLMVIIGYLNDKNIFENMKSIHRHTGRLVTDFVQEEGFYASFFNMGIMGLVCLIFPMYFKVFNGPVICAILTVVSFGGFGKHLKNILPVMIGVIIMYYLTRTRVDETILLMTIFFSTTLAPIAGKYGWHLGIIAGIFHFSVATQIGAVHGGMNLYNNGLAAGIVSSIYVPIIEEIKGVINIVRTRKNNS
- a CDS encoding copper homeostasis protein CutC, coding for MNIEICAGNIEDIIITEKLNISRIELNQGLSIGGLTPSHALVKQALKISTKDIVVMIRPREGDFTYTENEYMVMKEDAKYLLKLPIKGIVFGFLNYDNSIDVKRTKKFITLAKKYNKEAIFHRAIDVSNDYINNLILLKNLGITRILTSGHEKNAELGIENIKKAIKENLPIIVGCGINANNIHKFKNLGITDIHGSFSKKILNDYTIDFGNYTILDKNIEKNIDFNSF